The following proteins are co-located in the Doryrhamphus excisus isolate RoL2022-K1 chromosome 3, RoL_Dexc_1.0, whole genome shotgun sequence genome:
- the tnfsf12 gene encoding tumor necrosis factor ligand superfamily member 12, producing MHRVVHRRRRLRALWASLALLALSVAACSALFTAWTWRQTRDLSQSFHILQDRLEQVNRQRKAIVQLIMEKRELLVGQRVKRDGGTLRGKNGNGKKAASHFEITKVSSQQVGEGGVIKGWEERVLNMSKAVRYNKEEGTFTVEKAGVYFLFCQVLFNEQESQYVKLDVVTSGGRPQKLQCMEGYGTTPSAGPHPSHFLKPCQVSGLLRLDKGTELHAMTGPSFRLHTVGNPSASPHVFSIFKVN from the exons ATGCATCGCGTCGTGCACAGGAGGCGCAGGCTGCGGGCTCTGTGGGCTTCTCTGGCCCTGCTGGCTCTTTCCGTAGCCGCCTGCAGCGCGCTCTTCACGGCGTGGACCTGGCGCCAGACTCGGGACCTGTCCCAGTCATTCCACATCCTCCAGGACCGCCTGGAGCAG GTCAACAGGCAGAGGAAGGCCATTGTGCAGCTCATTATGGAGAAGAGAGAGCTGCTGGTTGGACAAAGAGTCAAGCGAGacg GGGGGACGCTGCGCGGGAAGAATGGAAACGGGAAGAAAGCGGCGTCTCATTTCGAGA TCACTAAAGTCTCCTCTCAGCAAG TGGGCGAAGGAGGCGTGATAAAAGGCTGGGAGGAAAGAGTGCTGAATATGAGCAAAGCAGTGAGGTACAACAAGGAGGAGGGCACGTTCACTGTGGAGAAAGCAGGAgtctacttcctgttctgtcag GTTCTGTTCAATGAGCAGGAGTCTCAGTACGTCAAGCTGGACGTGGTGACCAGCGGTGGGAGACCTCAGAAGTTGCAATGCATGGAAGGTTACGGCACCACCCCCTCGGCCGGACCGCACCCCTCCCATTTCCTGAAGCCGTGCCAGGTATCAGGCCTCCTGCGTTTGGACAAAGGCACGGAGCTCCACGCCATGACAGGTCCGTCCTTCCGACTGCACACGGTGGGCAACCCGTCAGCTTCTCCTCACGTCTTCAGCATCTTCAAAGTCAACTGA